A stretch of DNA from Mesorhizobium onobrychidis:
TCGCTGGAATATCTAACGCGACTCCGTCATGATCTTTCCGCCTTGCCGAGCGTCGCTGCCGAGCGCGGTGACGCCGACGCAGGTCATGAGAGTAGGCTAGGCCAGTGCAGCGGATCCACCCGACGACCTTTCTTTTTGCGGCCCGAGCCCTGCGCGATATGGGCGATGGCTTCGTGGCCGTTCTGTTGCCGGTCTACCTGCTCGCATTGGGCTTCACGCCTCTGCAGGTCGGCATCATCGCGACCGCATCGCTGCTCGGTTCAGCGCTCTTGACCATCGCCGTCGGAGTCCTTGGTGCCCGACACGATCACCGCCGTCTCCTGCTTGCCGCCACCAGTCTGATGGTCGCCACGGGTGTGGCCTTTGCCCTGGTTCATGACTACGCGCTGTTTTTGGTGATCGCGTTCGCAGGCACCATCAACCCGTCGGCCGGCAGCGTCAGCGTGTTCGTGCCATTAGAGCATGCCGTGCTCACACGCGAAGTCACTGATGCCGCCCGGACCAAGATGTTCGCGCGTTACAGCTTGGTGGGCGCGCTTGCAGGCGCCGTTGGCGCACTCGCTTCGGCGACCCCTGATCTTGTTGCTCCATCCGGCCTCGACCAACTCACCGGCATCAAGGCCATGTTCGTGCTCTACGCGTTGCTCGGCCTGCTCGGCGGCCTCTTCTACGCGCGGATCCCGCAGCGCCGTCCCACGTCGGACACAGGTACCGCGTCCGCGCTCGGCCCCTCGCGCAATATCGTTCTCAAGCTCGCGGCCCTTTTTAGCCTTGATGCTTTCGCCGGCGGCTTTGTCGTCCAGTCGCTGCTTGCCCTATGGCTTTTCGAAAAATTCGACCTGTCGCTTTCGGAAGCGGGATTTTTCTTCTTCTGGTCCGGCGTGCTTTCGGCGTTCTCATTCCCCGTTGCAGCTTGGCTGTCCCGGCACATCGGACTCATCAACACGATGGTGTTCACACACATTCCGTCCAGCATCGCCCTAATGCTGGCGGCGCTTGCGCCGACGCTACCTCTGACACTGGCCCTGCTGCTGGTCCGCGCCGCGCTTTCGCAGATGGACGTCCCGACGCGCTCATCTTACGTCATGGCCGTTGTCACGGAAGCGGAGCGGGCGGCGGCCGCGAGCTTCACATCTGTCCCGCGCAGTCTGGCCGCGGCAGCCAGTCCGGCGCTGGCGGGCGCTCTGCTTGCTGCCTCTTTCCGAGCTTGGCCCCTCCTCATCTGCGGTGCATTGAAGAT
This window harbors:
- a CDS encoding MFS transporter, which produces MGDGFVAVLLPVYLLALGFTPLQVGIIATASLLGSALLTIAVGVLGARHDHRRLLLAATSLMVATGVAFALVHDYALFLVIAFAGTINPSAGSVSVFVPLEHAVLTREVTDAARTKMFARYSLVGALAGAVGALASATPDLVAPSGLDQLTGIKAMFVLYALLGLLGGLFYARIPQRRPTSDTGTASALGPSRNIVLKLAALFSLDAFAGGFVVQSLLALWLFEKFDLSLSEAGFFFFWSGVLSAFSFPVAAWLSRHIGLINTMVFTHIPSSIALMLAALAPTLPLTLALLLVRAALSQMDVPTRSSYVMAVVTEAERAAAASFTSVPRSLAAAASPALAGALLAASFRAWPLLICGALKIIYDLLLLLQFRHLKPPEER